In Periplaneta americana isolate PAMFEO1 chromosome 4, P.americana_PAMFEO1_priV1, whole genome shotgun sequence, one DNA window encodes the following:
- the LOC138698242 gene encoding 110 kDa antigen-like: MEMEEARTGSENIEDVTRNTEEVSNVEEEKDSSIKEETNTDGTEENLVGEDEKIDSVEVDVGIRDSLEETSSQDLVENEPTEKFKVENELGGEIQPEYIQHETVDSSDEEKEQILKEIVDVVADVTSTTKDVLKVVGDHTQPEEKLDECFNVMSVKFKRLFDLTEIGNEKNVIALNNYMEYLDQCYRLIDDKEVEKKENSVEIPVSKEDNNGGVEENISVEDVNTTAKSLQKLEVEKKSECAELEEIPTTSGSQATDERNVGSECEDSHETTVPLKSEEIQEKEIVRESEEIQDLTAVSECENLLEKLVLSELDNANIPPQSEESRANTVASEEIQDKIAASESENTTTTTET; this comes from the coding sequence ATGGAGATGGAAGAAGCTCGTACCGGATCTGAAAATATCGAAGATGTTACTAGGAATACAGAAGAGGTTTCTAATGTAGAAGAAGAGAAAGATTCCTCAATAAAGGAAGAAACTAACACAGATGGAACAGAGGAGAATCTAGTAGGTGAGGATGAGAAGATAGATTCTGTTGAAGTTGACGTTGGAATTCGAGACAGTCTTGAAGAAACTTCATCACAAGATTTAGTGGAAAACGAACCAACAGAGAAATTTAAAGTAGAGAATGAACTGGGCGGTGAAATACAACCAGAATATATACAACATGAAACTGTCGATTCCTCCGATGAAGAGAAGGAGCAAATCTTAAAAGAAATAGTAGATGTTGTTGCTGATGTAACCTCTACAACAAAAGATGTTTTAAAGGTAGTTGGAGACCATACGCAACCAGAAGAAAAGCTAGATGAGTGTTTCAACGTAATGAGTGTAAAATTTAAGAGATTATTTGATTTGACTGAAATTGGTAATGAGAAAAACGTAATAGCACTAAACAATTATATGGAATATTTGGATCAGTGTTACAGGTTGATTGATGATAAGGAAGTTGAAAAGAAAGAGAATAGTGTAGAAATACCAGTAAGTAAAGAAGACAATAATGGTGGAGTTGAAGAAAATATATCTGTGGAAGATGTCAATACTACAGCGAAATCTCTTCAGAAActtgaagttgaaaaaaaatcagAATGTGCAGAACTTGAAGAAATACCCACTACATCAGGATCTCAAGCAACTGATGAAAGAAATGTTGGATCTGAATGTGAAGATAGCCATGAAACGACAGTTCCATTAAAATCTGAAGAAAttcaagaaaaagaaattgtacgaGAATCTGAAGAAATCCAAGATTTGACCGCTGTATCAGAATGTGAAAACCTTCTTGAAAAGTTAGTTCTGTCAGAATTGGATAATGCAAACATTCCACCACAATCTGAAGAAAGTAGAGCTAATACAGTAGCATCTGAAGAGATTCAGGACAAGATAGCTGCGTCAGAATCTGAAAATACCACCACTACAACggaaacttaa